The following proteins are encoded in a genomic region of Spirosoma sp. SC4-14:
- a CDS encoding RluA family pseudouridine synthase yields the protein MEKSDLPRSRRGQHKDISFTVAEPSELMTFLIRQLPHKNRNNIKSLLRNKQITIDGKVYTQFNHPLRAGQTVTIGATRASVSTQYRGLTMLYEDPFLIVINKQAGLLSMATNKEKIRTAYSILSDYIKLENPKNRLFIIHRLDRETSGVMIFAKSEKVQQLMQESWNSTTKQRTYVALVEGIPNPKEGTITSYLRESKALIVYSSQNPENGQLATTNYRVLKSAHNFSLLELELETGRKNQIRVHMQDIGHPVVGDAKYGATFDPIGRLGLHAEVLAFEHPITGEPMRFEASIPKSFLTVVKERNE from the coding sequence ATGGAAAAATCCGATCTGCCCCGCTCACGACGCGGTCAACATAAAGATATCAGCTTCACGGTAGCTGAACCCTCTGAACTGATGACGTTTCTGATTCGTCAGTTACCGCACAAGAATCGTAACAACATTAAATCATTACTGCGTAATAAACAGATCACCATTGACGGAAAGGTGTATACGCAATTTAATCATCCGTTACGGGCAGGCCAGACAGTTACCATTGGCGCTACCCGAGCCTCGGTTTCTACTCAATATCGGGGTCTTACGATGCTGTATGAAGATCCTTTTCTGATTGTTATCAACAAACAGGCCGGGCTGCTCTCAATGGCTACCAACAAAGAAAAAATTCGGACAGCCTATAGTATTCTGAGTGATTATATCAAGCTGGAAAACCCTAAAAACCGGTTGTTTATCATCCATCGGCTCGACCGGGAAACCTCGGGCGTTATGATCTTTGCCAAAAGCGAAAAAGTCCAGCAGCTAATGCAGGAATCGTGGAATTCGACTACCAAACAGCGCACGTATGTTGCTCTGGTAGAAGGGATTCCTAACCCAAAAGAAGGCACAATTACCTCTTATTTGCGAGAAAGCAAAGCTCTGATTGTATACTCGAGTCAGAACCCGGAGAATGGTCAGCTAGCCACCACCAATTATCGGGTTCTGAAATCGGCCCATAATTTTTCGTTACTCGAACTGGAGCTGGAAACTGGCCGTAAAAATCAGATCCGGGTACATATGCAGGATATTGGCCACCCGGTGGTTGGCGACGCCAAATATGGTGCCACCTTTGACCCAATTGGTCGCCTGGGGCTTCATGCCGAAGTGCTTGCCTTTGAGCATCCGATTACGGGCGAGCCAATGCGGTTTGAGGCCTCGATTCCCAAGAGCTTTCTGACTGTCGTGAAAGAACGTAACGAGTAA
- a CDS encoding TonB-dependent receptor — protein MKTLLLSILIVSSTTAWAQVSTTPGSPASGTATTPANTAPDPFATPANPTPNSTTTAPDTFTLPANQTQSAQPAKIQPQAAPTASESEPIARGNGKVSGVIIDSTSNQPVEFATVAVLSTTTNKPIDGTTADASGKFSLNKLAPGRYRLLYTFIGYKDKRSKVITIGKGTDIDMGTIKLASDVKTLKEVNVVGQAAMIEEKVDRLVYNADKDITAKGGDASDVMRKVPMLSVDLDGNVSLRGSSNVTVLINNKPSTIMASSVADALKQIPADMIKTVEVITSPSAKYDAEGSAGIINIVTKKNTLQGATLNVNGGVGNRGSNLGLNGNLRTGKMGFSLGGFGRAEYNVRGSFSNDQTTKSSTGDVHTLQTANTLSSRLFGNYQLGWDYDIDKNTSLTASLRYGARNGTANQYNLLTQTFQPTGYFPSVNDRNVQTKDLSGTVDANITYTRTYKPQQEFSLLALYSRNNRTNNFVADILNNTDFETITSRQKNDNNSYNQETTLQADYQTPIKKNQMLEFGAKGIFRQANSDYQYFIASGAEGDFQTDPTRKGNTLFYNQNIAASYLSYTLSTKNKYTIKAGARYEYTFINAKFSNETAGQQTDIPDYGNLVPSINISKSLKGGKIIKLAYNRRIQRPGIQFLNPNINISNPTNISQGNPLLSPELTDNFEFGTSTNIKGLYLNATLFARRTNNEITAVRDVTQQLIGDVNTQVIRTTYQNVGHQNAYGLNLFGNANLFSKLQIGGGIDLYHVSLTNNNANPIYAASNSGWVISGRLNGSVSLSNGWAFQVFGGMRGKQVQLQGYQTSMYFYNLGIRKEFKDKKASIGLAAENFLNHPFTMHSELSSPILMQNTTTNYYNAGVRLTFSYQLGKMSFDAPRRNRKSINNDDLKNGEGGGDDNGGGQQQQQSGQGSTGGSRSGRPRK, from the coding sequence ATGAAAACGCTATTACTGTCTATACTCATCGTTAGCTCAACAACTGCCTGGGCACAGGTGTCAACGACACCTGGGTCGCCAGCCAGTGGAACAGCAACAACACCGGCAAATACTGCCCCTGACCCTTTTGCCACACCAGCCAATCCAACTCCCAATAGTACAACAACAGCCCCTGACACATTTACTCTACCAGCTAATCAAACACAATCTGCCCAACCAGCCAAAATCCAGCCACAAGCCGCTCCAACGGCTTCTGAATCGGAGCCAATTGCCCGCGGCAATGGCAAGGTATCGGGGGTTATCATTGACTCAACGAGCAATCAGCCTGTCGAATTTGCAACAGTCGCTGTTCTGAGTACAACTACCAACAAACCAATCGATGGAACAACGGCCGATGCTTCGGGCAAATTTAGCCTCAATAAGCTGGCTCCGGGCCGCTATCGGCTTTTATATACGTTTATTGGCTACAAGGATAAACGTTCTAAAGTAATTACCATTGGCAAGGGGACGGATATCGACATGGGCACCATTAAACTTGCTTCGGATGTAAAAACCCTGAAAGAAGTAAACGTAGTTGGGCAGGCGGCCATGATTGAAGAAAAAGTTGACCGTCTTGTTTACAATGCCGATAAAGATATTACGGCCAAAGGGGGTGATGCCAGCGACGTAATGCGGAAGGTTCCTATGCTTTCGGTTGACCTGGATGGTAATGTTAGCCTCCGTGGTAGCAGCAACGTAACTGTGTTGATCAACAACAAGCCGTCGACCATTATGGCCAGCAGCGTGGCCGATGCGCTGAAGCAAATTCCGGCCGACATGATCAAGACGGTAGAAGTCATTACCAGCCCGTCGGCCAAATACGATGCTGAAGGGTCGGCAGGGATCATTAACATTGTTACGAAGAAAAATACCTTACAGGGCGCTACGCTGAACGTAAACGGTGGTGTTGGAAACCGGGGTAGCAACCTGGGGCTGAACGGCAATTTGCGGACCGGGAAAATGGGCTTTAGTCTGGGAGGATTTGGCCGGGCCGAATACAATGTCCGTGGCTCATTCAGCAATGACCAGACAACAAAATCAAGCACGGGTGATGTGCATACGCTACAAACGGCCAACACCCTGTCGAGCCGGTTGTTTGGCAATTATCAGTTAGGCTGGGATTACGATATTGATAAAAACACGTCGCTGACGGCCAGCCTTCGCTACGGTGCCCGCAATGGAACAGCCAATCAATATAATTTGCTGACTCAGACCTTCCAGCCTACGGGGTATTTTCCATCGGTAAACGACCGGAATGTGCAAACCAAAGATCTATCGGGTACAGTTGATGCTAACATAACGTATACCCGTACGTACAAACCGCAGCAGGAATTTAGCCTGTTGGCCTTATACAGCCGGAATAACCGAACCAACAATTTTGTAGCCGATATTCTGAATAATACCGATTTCGAAACGATTACATCCCGCCAGAAAAACGACAACAATAGCTATAACCAGGAAACAACACTCCAGGCCGATTACCAGACGCCGATCAAGAAAAATCAGATGCTGGAATTTGGTGCCAAAGGTATTTTCCGGCAGGCCAATAGCGACTATCAATACTTTATTGCGAGCGGTGCCGAAGGTGATTTCCAGACCGACCCGACCCGCAAAGGCAATACTTTGTTCTACAATCAGAACATAGCCGCTTCTTATTTGTCGTATACCCTGTCTACCAAAAACAAATACACCATCAAGGCCGGTGCCCGCTACGAATATACCTTCATCAATGCTAAGTTCAGCAACGAAACGGCAGGTCAGCAAACCGACATTCCAGATTATGGAAACCTGGTGCCGAGTATCAATATTTCGAAGAGCCTGAAAGGAGGCAAGATTATTAAACTGGCATATAACCGCCGGATTCAGCGCCCAGGCATTCAGTTTCTGAACCCCAATATTAATATATCGAACCCAACCAATATCTCTCAGGGAAACCCTCTGCTATCGCCCGAATTGACCGATAACTTTGAGTTCGGTACCAGCACAAATATCAAAGGTCTGTATCTGAATGCAACGTTGTTTGCCCGGCGCACTAACAATGAAATTACGGCCGTACGCGACGTAACTCAGCAGTTAATTGGCGACGTCAATACGCAGGTCATTCGGACTACCTATCAGAACGTAGGCCATCAGAATGCTTATGGTCTAAACCTGTTTGGCAACGCCAACCTGTTTTCTAAACTACAAATTGGTGGTGGTATCGACCTCTATCATGTTAGTCTGACCAACAACAATGCGAACCCCATTTATGCGGCTTCAAACTCGGGTTGGGTCATTTCGGGTCGGTTAAATGGTAGTGTGTCGCTTTCGAATGGCTGGGCTTTCCAGGTCTTCGGTGGCATGCGCGGCAAACAGGTACAGCTTCAGGGCTATCAGACCAGTATGTACTTCTACAACCTGGGTATTCGAAAAGAATTTAAAGATAAAAAAGCCAGCATTGGCCTGGCTGCCGAGAACTTCCTGAACCATCCGTTCACGATGCATTCAGAACTGTCGTCACCAATTCTTATGCAGAATACAACAACGAACTACTACAACGCAGGCGTTCGTCTGACATTCAGCTATCAGTTAGGTAAAATGAGCTTCGACGCTCCC